The Pirellulaceae bacterium DNA segment TTCAGACTTCGGCTTCGAGCATCCCGAACAGACAGCACAGGAGGAGCAGAAAAGTGACTTTGATTTCACGATTTCGGCGAAAGTCCGACAAACCATCTGCCGAAGCTGAGGAAGAACGAAACGATTCGCTCGTCGCTCAAGCCATCCCCTCGGTAGAGCAACTTCATTACTGCCGTGTCTTACAACTTCCGGTTGAGGGTGAGTCAGTTCCAGACCCAACTGCTGTCAACCTTGCATGGAATTCGCTGGAAGAACAGATGACGCCTGTACCCGAGGGCGAAGTGTCAATGTTGATGATCGATCCAGGGTATCTGGAGGGTGAACCGACGGAAAATCCGACCGAGTTGGCTTGGGTGCAGACGTTCTATTTGGATCGTTGTGCAGTGACCAACGCCGAGTTTTCACAATTCGTGGCTGAGGGCGGATACGCGCAGGAATATCTTTGGCCCGCGGAAATCTTGTCACACGTACTGCAGTTCGTCGATTCGACGGGTTGTGCCGGACCTCGTTTCTGGGTGAATGGTCAACCACCTGCCGGAAAAGAAAACCATCCGGTCGTCGGGATCTGTTGGTACGAGGCGAATGCGTACGCACATTGGCGAGGAAAACGCTTACCGACGCCCGCTGAATGGCAGCGAGCTGCGACCTGGGCAGGCTGCCAGGGCGACGCGGCGTCGCAAAGTCGCTATCCGTGGGGCGATTCATTCGATCCATCGCGCTGTAATACCTGGAATAGTGGGCTGGGGGATACCAGCGCAGCGAACGAATATTACAACGGCTGTACACCCAATGGGGTTTACCAGTTGATTGGTAACACCTGGGAGTGGACGGCCGCGCTGTTTGAAGTCGATGTCTCCCCCAATGGTGACAGGCTGCTTACGAGCGTCGCTATGGGAGAAATCCGTGGGGGTGCTTTCGACACTTACTTTGCCAGTCAAGCAACAAGTCAATTCCGGACAGGGCAAAACCTGCTGCATCGTGGTCGCAACACTGGTTTTCGTTGTACCGTCGATGCTGACGAACTTGTCCCACCATCCGATCCCTATTCCTTCCTCGAGGAAGGTGGTGAATCATGAACCATACAACCGAACAAATTATTCAGACGAGTCAGTTTCTTGATAACAAGGTTAAAGTGACTTGCGTTTGCTGTGAGCAGGAGTCATTTGATAACAATGGCTATTGCGGTGGTTGCCAAGCGCCTCTCGATCTATCGAGGACTGCTGAAAAACGTGGGGTACCGGTAAACTTTGTCTCCGTGCTTGGTGCCAGTGGAGCTGGCAAGACAGTCTTCATCGGAATGTTGCTGGATATCTTAAGTAAAGGAAGCAGTGGAATCCAAGGACTGCCGAACAATGCTTTTAGCGTCGCCATCCAACAGCAAACGATCGGCGCACTTGAAAATCGTCGGTTTCCAGAAAAAACGGCGTCGGAAGCGGAAGGCTGGCAGTGGGTCCACTGCGAAGTGTCCAACGATAAAAAAAGACGCAACTATTTGGATGTCATTACGCCCGATTTTGCAGGGGAAGCCATTGCCACAGAGCTTGAGCATCCGGGAACCTACGTGGCGATCCGAGAAGTCATTCGGCGCTCAAGGGCCGTCTTGATGTTGATCGACTCGATGAGCGTGCGTGATTCCGGACGTGACGAGGACTTTTTTGCGATGAAGTTGGCGTCCTACATTCATAATCTGCGCAGCCCAAGCGTTACTGGTCGGAAACAGAAACCCGTCAAGTTTCCCCTGGGAATTGTTTTGACGAAGTCGGATGAATGCCGCGAGGCAATGGTCAACCCCGAGCAATTTGCCAGCGATAACATGCCTGGATTTGGGAAGTTCCTCGGCAGGAATTTCTCGAGCTATCAATTCTTCGCTTCCAGTGTCGTTGGCTCTTCCGCAACCTACGCCGATCATCGTGGTTACTTTATGCCCGTTCCATTACACGTGGAACCTCGGGGAATTACCGAACCGCTGGAATGGATTATCAACTGCACTTGATGGTCGGAGGGGCACCATGTTAATTGAGCAGGCCATTTTTACTTCGCTTCGCGGGCGACGCTCTCAAGGGTATCACCTCGTCGCTCAGTCACCCTCAGTCGACTCCGAAATCTCGGGCCTGCTTTGCAAGTGGGGACCGTCGCACAGTTCGTTGCTTTGCGGATCACCGCTCTCGGAAAGTGTTAATTTTTCTTCGATCTCACCTGACTGGTTTGCCTTGTCCAGAACCACTCATGGCGGCCCTGAGTACAGTGGGCGAGGTGGACTACAGGTGTTCACCCGATTCTTGTTGCTTCAGTCACATCAGCTGGCTACCTTTGAAAATAATCCGCTGGCCCTGATCCAAACCGCTCGAATCTTGGGACACATGCGATTGCACCT contains these protein-coding regions:
- a CDS encoding formylglycine-generating enzyme family protein; amino-acid sequence: MTLISRFRRKSDKPSAEAEEERNDSLVAQAIPSVEQLHYCRVLQLPVEGESVPDPTAVNLAWNSLEEQMTPVPEGEVSMLMIDPGYLEGEPTENPTELAWVQTFYLDRCAVTNAEFSQFVAEGGYAQEYLWPAEILSHVLQFVDSTGCAGPRFWVNGQPPAGKENHPVVGICWYEANAYAHWRGKRLPTPAEWQRAATWAGCQGDAASQSRYPWGDSFDPSRCNTWNSGLGDTSAANEYYNGCTPNGVYQLIGNTWEWTAALFEVDVSPNGDRLLTSVAMGEIRGGAFDTYFASQATSQFRTGQNLLHRGRNTGFRCTVDADELVPPSDPYSFLEEGGES